A window of the Plasmodium vivax chromosome 12, whole genome shotgun sequence genome harbors these coding sequences:
- a CDS encoding hypothetical protein, conserved (encoded by transcript PVX_117645A) codes for MEKKKRSGTSSTFKEIQSFNKSYLDLSNYSKDNYGKQNSINNTNEVFEFFTSITNNQKDISKKYEQLFSLIKKFGKEIKYLLAKNDEYSGILIDTKECVKRIKAKLSGDSCEEFENLEAELLKDKNNIDVISKIVTYLWEEIGYHNKNSIEWNKKIEELKKYIGSKDEFLKLERKLTITSEELKKEMVDNMSSLKEQQDLKIKIKEERNIYRKDIQNVHEKILYVILKFLLRDKRWKTLKYFFHFWLNTTRRRKESTNQMVSRLGKKMHCLLLFCFRKLKSNSFEGYLIDKVTGLVDFPLHGNGGHGSSQRGVQSKAGRAYDYSGNDSGNPYGSGSHQNSGNDSGNPYSSGNHQNSGNPYSSGNRQNSRNTLRSTPRERNKSSVFSNLVNNDKTRDGDNVSPGSYDHLNSRSRKRSESMLFYKKENSSATQKSEVATNLYDQSGDFSSGKRGTHRFGNDSEDGEGGGGNDGRQGSRVGANGSYERNVTHDRNSTHDRTSTHDGNYDYQKNSLRGPSHETQEHPGRESNHHVEKMYDNLARQMKDKADRKSVEMIHQTIKKMNNKINDIRDTLDKQNKMMANDDMLRNVPSGKSSLNYKNHSNKKHPDLDYNHSVANSSLNLPCERTLSEYLTNKNKSRNTNTDELNRPKGLRKQSEDFQKMSEYNNRQKKYDNHAHKKSYENMEKWNLNNDQYSHSNSMDMTSVDESYLYQRQSKSSARSASHLKNDANALGGGHGGGHGSSIGSAVGSGMGSGLGGGQYSAACSSKGETKRGGRGDSRGEARRDSRGEARRESKHNGRGEARHDSKHDSKRDPKSDGREAKAAHGTHHATSNRRDFIENSNASSSPSDIKLVLRTGGGFRKLSEHCQKNYIEKLNYLNDNNLLGYETNLNIKIKGHPFMHNVPNGHQKDHKKEKRHRSLSKFYNMH; via the exons atggaaaaaaaaaaacgcagcggAACATCCTCCACATTCAAGGAAATTCAAAGCTTCAACAAATCCTACCTGGACCTGAGCAATTATAGTAAAGATAATTATGGCAAGCAGAATTCCATTAACAATACAAATGAGGTCTTCGAGTTCTTTACCAGCATAACCAACAACCAGAAGGACATCAGCAAAAAGTACGAGCAGCTATTTTccttaattaaaaaatttgggaaGGAAATTAAATACCTGCTAGCCAAAAATGACGAGTACAGCGGTATCCTCATCGACACCAAAGAATGTGTGAAGAGGATAAAGGCCAAGCTCAGCGGGGATTCCTGCGAGGAGTTCGAGAATTTAG AGGCGGAACTGCTGAAAGACAAAAACAACATCGACGTGATAAGCAAAATTGTGACCTACCTCTGGGAAGAAATAGGATACCACAACAAAAACTCCATTGagtggaataaaaaaatcgagGAGTTAAAAAAGTACATCGGAAGCAAAGATGAATTCTTAAAGCTAGAAAGGAAACTAACCATAACAAGTGAAGaactgaaaaaggaaatggtCGACAATATGAGTTCCCTTAAAGAACAACAAGacttgaaaataaaaattaaagaagagAGAAATATCTACAGAAAGGATATCCAAAATGTGCACGAAAAAATCCTCTATgtgattttaaaatttctgttGAGAGATAAAAGGTGGAAAACtctgaaatatttttttcatttctggTTGAATACAACTAGAAGGAGGAAGGAATCGACGAACCAAATGGTTTCACGCCTTGGAAAGAAGATGCATTGTCTATTACTCTTCTGCTTCAGAAAGTTAAAGAGCAATTCGTTCGAAGGGTATTTAATTGATAAGGTTACGGGCCTGGTCGATTTCCCGCTGCATGGGAACGGGGGCCACGGCAGCTCGCAAAGGGGCGTCCAGAGCAAAGCGGGGCGCGCCTACGATTACAGCGGCAATGATAGCGGTAATCCGTACGGCAGCGGTAGTCACCAGAACAGCGGCAATGATAGCGGTAATCCGTACAGCAGCGGTAACCACCAGAACAGCGGCAACCCCTACAGCAGCGGTAACCGCCAAAACAGCCGAAACACCTTGCGCAGCACGCCGCGGGAGAGAAACAAAAGCAGCGTCTTCTCCAACCTAGTGAACAACGACAAAACCCGAGACGGTGATAACGTGTCTCCCGGAAGTTATGACCACCTTAATAGTAGATCGAGGAAGCGAAGCGAATCGATGCTTTTTTACAAGAAGGAAAATAGCTCTGCCACGCAAAAAAGTGAGGTAGCGACAAATTTGTATGACCAGTCTGGGGATTTCTCATCCGGGAAGAGGGGCACTCATCGGTTTGGAAACGATAGCGAGGATGGCGAGGGGGGTGGCGGCAACGACGGTCGCCAGGGCAGTCGCGTCGGCGCGAACGGCTCCTACGAAAGGAATGTCACTCACGATAGGAACTCCACTCACGATAGGACCTCCACTCACGATGGGAACTACGACTACCAGAAGAACAGCCTGCGCGGGCCGAGCCACGAGACGCAGGAACACCCCGGCAGGGAGTCGAACCACCACGTAGAAAAAATGTACGACAACTTAGCCCGCCAAATGAAGGACAAGGCGGACAGGAAAAGCGTAGAAATGATACACcaaacgataaaaaaaatgaataacaaaattaatgacATTAGGGACACGCTAGacaagcaaaacaaaatgatggcCAATGACGACATGCTCAGAAATGTGCCATCTGGTAAATCTTCCCTAAACTATAAAAATCActcaaataaaaaacaccCCGATTTGGACTATAACCACTCGGTGGCCAACAGTTCGTTAAACCTTCCCTGCGAAAGAACGTTAAGTGaatatttaacaaataaaaacaagTCCAGAAATACAAACACTGATGAGTTGAACAGGCCAAAGGGATTGAGGAAGCAAAGTGAGGACTTCCAAAAAATGAGTGAATATAATAACCGCCAAAAGAAATATGATAACCATGCACATAAAAAGAGCTACGAAAATATGGAAAAGTGGAACCTAAATAACGATCAATATTCCCACAGTAATTCTATGGATATGACAAGCGTTGACGAGAGTTACCTTTACCAGCGGCAGTCCAAAAGCAGCGCGCGCAGTGCTTCCCACCTGAAGAATGATGCCAACGCGCTCGGTGGTGGTCACGGCGGCGGTCACGGCAGCAGCATAGGAAGCGCAGTCGGAAGCGGCATGGGAAGCGGCCTCGGAGGAGGCCAATACAGCGCCGCGTGCAGCAGCAAGGGGGAAACCAAGCGTGGCGGCAGGGGGGACTCCAGGGGTGAAGCCAGGCGCGATTCCAGAGGTGAAGCCAGACGTGAGTCCAAACATAACGGCAGAGGAGAAGCCAGACACGACTCCAAGCACGACTCCAAGCGTGACCCCAAAAGCGACGGCAGAGAGGCGAAGGCCGCGCACGGTACTCACCACGCGACGAGCAACAGACGGGACTTTATCGAAAATAGCAATGCgagctcctccccctcggaTATTAAGCTCGTTCTCAGGACCGGAGGGGGCTTTCGAAAGCTAAGCGAGCACtgtcaaaaaaattatatagaaaaattgaaCTACCTGAATGATAACAATTTGTTGGGTTACGAAACGAAcctgaacataaaaataaaaggacaCCCATTTATGCATAATGTGCCCAATGGTCACCA